DNA from Halogeometricum sp. S1BR25-6:
GAGCGCGTCCTTCGGCGGTTCGAGGCGTTCCTCGGGGACGCCGAGGCGAACCCGATGGGCGCCGAGAGGTGCGTCGAGGAGGCGTCCCACCGCGACTGCATGGCGTGGATCCACTCGCTTCGAGGGTCCGACGCCGCCGACAGCACCGTCGCCACGTACGCGACCTACCTCCACCGGTTCTACGCGTACATGACGCAGGTCGGGGCGTTCGAGGGGAATCCGATGACCCTCGTGATGGAGGAGATGGACGAGCAGATAGACGCGAACCCCTCGCGCCGAGAGATATCCGTCCCCGAGATGCGCGAGTTCCTGCGGGAGGTCCACCATCCGCTCGACCGCGCGGTGCTGTTCACCCTCCTGAAGACGGGGATGCGCGTCGGCGAACTCTGCAACCTCGACTGTCGGGACGTATCGCTGGCGGATGGAACGCCGCTGGGCGACGTGTCGAGGCGGGCGCAACTCGACGGCCGCGGCCCCTCGCTGTACGTCTCCGCCGAACCGTCGGCCGGCGAGAGGGCCAACGGCGAACGGCGGACGGCGTCGAACAAGCGCAAGCGTTCCACTGTCGTCCCCGTCGACGGGGAGTTGGAACGGGCCCTGGCGCGCTGGTTGGCGATTCGACCCGACGTGCGCTCGCCCGCCGACCCACTGTTCGTCAGCACCTCCGGGAGTTGGGGCGAACGGCTGACGACAGATATGGTCCATCACCTCGTCGAACGCCACGCCGCCGAACGCGGGTGGCACCGCGCCGGCGGAAACGCCGAGGAGAACGTCACACCCCACTACTTCCGACACTTCTTCACCACGCACCTCAGAGACCGGACCGGCGACCGCGGCATCGTCAAGTACCTCCGCGGCGACGTCGGCGGCGACATCATCGACACGTACACCCACAACTGGGGTGACAGCGTCCGAGAGACGTACGAGGCGCACATCTATTCGCTTCTCTGATACGGTCGAGCGTCGTCGTGCGAACTCGTAAACTGCGTATCGCTATACGAAATACCGTTCGAGAGGGGGTCGGCACACCACGGTTATTGTCGCGGCGACCGCAGTCGGATACGTGCTGTCGTACGGCGTCACCATCGAGAGACGAGCGAACCGGACGACCGCCGCTCGGATGAGCCCGAGTTCCTTCTCGAGATGAGTGCGCTTCCGCCCGAACGACCGCTGGCGCACGTCTACGACGCCGCCTACGCGAGCGTCCCGAACTGGGACATCGGCCGACCGCAGCGACCGTTCGTCCACCTCGTCGAGTCGGGGTACGTCCGCGGACCGGTATTGGACCTCGGGTGCGGGACGGGCGAACTGTCGCTGTTCGTGGCCCAGAGGGGCTTCAACGTGCTCGGCATCGATATCTCGCCCGTGGCGATTCGACAGAGCAGGGAGAAGGCTCGGTGGCGTCGTATCGACGCCGCGTTTCTGGTGTGGGACGCCCTCTACCTCGACCGACTCGCCGACGCCGGGTTCGCCTTTCGGACGGTGCTCGACTCCGCCATGTACCACGTTCTCGCGGCCGAGGAGCGAGACCGACTGGTCGACGGTCTCGGCGAAATCGTCCCCTCCGGCGGCCGGTACTGCGTCCTCGGCGACGCGCGCACCGACGACCGCTCGGGGTACGGCATCACGCCCGGAGAGGTCGGCGCCCGATTCGAGGCGACGGGCGAGTGGGAGACGGAGTTCGGCTACCGGACAATGTTCGAGCGGCGACACAGCAGCAACCGGGCGTACTTCGTCGGACTGCAACGGCGGTGACTCGGGGGCGGCGCTCGCCGGTCGTCGTATCGGGCAGTAGCTATATCCGAAGGTGGCTGGACTCGATACTATGAACGTCGGAGGAGCGCCGGCTATCGACCGGCGGCGCGCCGGTTGGTGGCTCGTCGCGGCGGTCGTGGTCGGCATCGTCGGACTGTTTCTGTACTCGTTCGTCGGGACGTTCGTCCTCGGCCTGTTCGTGTACTACGGGGCCCGTCCCGTCAACCGGCGCATCCAGCGGCGGGTCAACTCCCGAGGGCTGGCGGCGACGGTCACTCTCCTGTTCATCGTCGTGCCGACGCTGGCGCTGTTGGGGTACGCCGGGTTCGTCGCCCTCCGGGAACTCACGGCGACGCTCGACTCGGGAACGGTCACGCTGCTGTTGAACCGCCTCCCCGGCGACCAGCAGACGCTCGCCGGCGTCGCCCGAAACTTCCCGCAGTTCGTCCAGCAGCTCGGAGATGTGTCGCAGTTCCGGCAGGCCTTCCAGACGCTCGCGGGCGCGCTCGGCACGGTGACGACGGGACTGCTCCACCTCACGCTGGCGCTCGCGTTCGCGTTCTTCCTCTACCGGGACGGCCACCGACTGCAGGCGTGGTACCGAAAGACCGTGGGCGGCCGCGACACCGCCGCGTACTCGTATCTCGCCGGCGTCGACGCCGACTTGGAGGTGGTGTACTTCGGGAACGTCCTCACCGTCCTCGCGGTGACGCTCGGGTCGATGGCCGTCTACAACGGCTACAACGTCCTCGCTCCCTCGGCGGTCGAACTCCCCTTCCCGACCCTGCTCGCGGTCCTCACCGGACTCGCGACGTTCGTCCCTCTCGTCGTCGGGAAGTTGGTGTACGTCCCGGCGACGGCGTTCCTCACCTGGCGGGCGGTGCAGGCCGACGGGAGCCTCCTCGTCTACCCCGCCGCTTTCCTCGTCGTCGTCTTCCTCCTCCTCGACGTCCTCCCGCAGTCGGTCGTGCGGCCGTACATCTCGGGGCAGACGATGCACGAGGGGGCGGTGCTGTTCGCGTACATCCTCGGCACGGCGCTGTTCGGTTGGTACGGGCTGTTCTTCGGCCCCCTCCTGCTGGTGATCGTCGTCCAGTTCGCCAACTTCGTACTGGAGGACCTTCTGTGGGGGCGCCCGTTCTCCCCCGCTCCGACGGACGCGACGGACCTCGGAACCGACCCGACCGACGTCAGGGCGGCTACCGCCGACGCGGCGACGAGCGAGTCGTCGGAGTCGAACCCGAGCGGCGACGCCGTGGAGGGGCGGACGAGCGAAAGTGAGAGCGAAGGGGGGAGCGGCGACGAGAACACCGATGGGAGCGGCCACGGCGGGTGAGCGGCCGAAGAGGGTGCGGCCGTTCAGACGACCAGTTCCGTCTCGACTTCGGGGCCGGTGATGGCTCGTTCGACCCGTTCGGCCGTCTCGCTCGTCTCGGCGACGTTCTCCATCAGCACGGTCTCGGAAGGAAACAGGTGTTCGCCGAGGACGAGGCCGTTCTCGCGCGCGGTCGACCCGGTCATCGTGAGGTAGACGCCGAGACCCACGTCCGCGACGGCCGCCTCCTCCTCGACGGACTCGTCGGGGTAGGCGAACGAGACGCCGTCGAGGGGGCCGGTACCGAGGACGGCCTCGACGAGTCGCTCGTAGCGCGGGGAGATGCAGAGCGGTCCCTCGTAGTCGGCGACGAACTCGCGGTTCAGTTCCGACCCCGGCGGGAGAAGCTCCGGTTTCGCCATCAGCGTGTGGTAGACGGTGTCGCCGAGGCCGCTCACGACGCGCACGTCGGTGTCCATCGGGTCGATGCGGGCGTTGATGTCGGCGAGTGAACCGACGCCTTCCTCCTCCAGTTGGACGACCTCTTCGAGGACCAGGTCGGCGCTGTCGAACCCGAGGCCGAACTCGTGGGTGCGGAGCGCCCGAAACGGCTCCTCGCGGCCGACGAGTTGCACGGAGACGCCGTCGACGTCGAGGGTGACGCTGTCGAAGACGATGCGGCGGGGCATCCCCTCCCGGTCGTCGCGGAGGAGCGTGTACTCCGGCGCCGCGGGGTCCGAGAGGTCCGAGTAGGCCGCGAGTCGCTCGTACGCGTCGCGGTCGGGATGGGCGTCCCCCTTGGTGACCGCCTTCTCGTGTCGGAGCGTCGAGGTGATGTCGTCTGCGACCTGCGCCGCGTCGGCGCTCGCGGCGAAGCGGTCGAGCACGGCTTCGAGCGGTCGCCCCTTCCGCGGCACGGCGACACGCACCGTCTCTGTCATTGTCGGGTGCACGGGGACGGCGATTAAACAGGTTGCGCTTCGATTCGGTGTCTCGGCGCCTACTCGCCGGGGCCGGGGCCGAACGCGTCGTTCAACCGTTCGCGGAACGCCATCAGCACCTCGATGTCGTCCTCGATGCTGTCGACGCGGGACTTCACCTCGTCGAGTTCGTCGAGGTCCGAGCGCAGGTCCTCGATGTCGCTCGACAGCGACTCGCGCGCCGCGACCACGTCGCCGTCCAGGTCGGCGATGTCCTCGCGCACGTCGCCGAGTTCCTCGTCCAGTCCGGCCGTCGCGGAGGCGGTCTGGCTCAGGTCCTCGGACAGTTCCGCGACGTCGGCGCGGACCGTCTCCATCTCCTCGTCCAGCGTCGCGCTCAGTTCTTCGACGCCCGCGACGGCCTCGGTGGCCCGGTCGTCGACGTCCGAGAGGCGCGCAGCGGCGTCCTCGACCTGTTGGTCGAGCGCCGAGAGGTCGCCTTCGAGCGCCGAAACGCCTTCGCGGATGTCGCCGCGGTCGGCGTCGGCCGCGGTCATCTCGGCGTCGAGGGCGGCGAGGTCCTCGCTGAACGTGTCTATCTCCTCGTTCAGCGCCTCCACCTCGCGCCGCAGGCCGTCGACGAGGTCCTGACCGGTGCCCTCCTCGTCGATGAACTCCGCGAGCGCATCGCTGTACGCCTGCAGGTCGTCCATCTGTGCCTGCAACCGACGGATTCTGACGTCGGCGCTGCGCGGCAGGCCGAAGTCGAGTTCCGAGCGGAGGAGGTCGAGGTCCTCCTCGGACACCTCGCCCGCCCGCAGTTCGGCCGCCAGACCGGCCGCGAACGACCCCGGCGCCGCGCCGTCGTCAACCGTCGCGTCGCCGACATCGACGTCGGCCGCCGCCGTTTCGGCTTCGTCGTCACCGACCGACGCCTCGATGTCGACGTAGTCGTCGGTCGCGTCGGCGGCCGCCCGGGCGTCCGCGTCCGACTCCCGTTCCGCGTCGGCGGGCGTCTCGACCGCGACGTCGACCGCCGAGTTCGAGTTCGAGTCCGACACGCGCGTTATCGCGGGTGTCGTCTCGGCGGCGAGTTCTCGCGGGGCGACGTCGGCCGCCGCGGCCGCCCCCTCCCGGTCGCCGAGAGCGGACTCGACGTCCGCGGCGGACGCCGACGCCGTCGACTCGGCCTCGGGTACCTCGGTCTTGGTCTCCGCCTCCGCGTCGCCGATGGTGGCCTCGACGGTCTCCCGGCCCTCCTCGTCGGCGAGACTCCCGTGCCCCTGTAGGGCGTCGCGGACGAGTTGGCTTCGGTCCTCGCCGAGGATATCCTCGACGCCGCTGTCCTCGTGGTCTGCGCCCGCCTCGGGGACGGGCGGCCGTTCGAGGACGGGGTCGACGAGGAACGCCTCGGCCTCGCTCAGTTCGTCGAGTCGGACGCCGTAGACGGTGATAATCTCCTCGTTCGGGTCGAGCGTTCGCTCGTACTCCACGCGGTGGTCTTTGTACGCCGCCCAGTTGTCGCTCTCGTACTCCGGGTGGAACCCGATGCCTTCCATCGGGAACTCCTCGGGAATCTGGTCGACGATACGGATGTGTTCTGGCTCCTCGCTGTCTGAAACGATTCGGAACTTGATGGCGGGTACCGGAAACTCGTCGGCGACGAACGACTTCTCCACTAAGACGTTCCCGTTCGAGACGGACACCGGTTCCCCCACATCGGACTCACGGCTCATGAGCCCACCTACCAGAAGAGATGACATAAATCAACCGGGGAAAATATGAGATTTGAGAAAGGGAAGTGCGACGGACCCGCTACAGGTCAACGCGGTCGCCTATCTCGACGATATCGAGCCGTTCGGGGTGGTCGTAGCTCTTGGCGTGGTGGTGGAGCACGGTCGGGTCTGCGGTCAGACCCTTCCACATGTCCCAGTGAGTCGGGACGAGACGGTCGAACTGCAGGTCCGAGGCGGCCTTCACCACCTCGTTCTCCGTGGAGTACCACTTCGTTCTGATAGGCTCGCCCGTCTCCTTGTCGTCGATGTTGCCGACCGCGCCGAACGCGAGGACGCCCACGTCGATGTCGTACGTCTCGCCGAGTTCGTCGAACTCCTCGTGCGGTTTGGTGTCGCCGCCGTGGAAGAACGTCCCCGAGTCGTGTTCGATGACGTAGGAGACCGGATGGGTCGAATCGGGGTCGTGGGAGAACTC
Protein-coding regions in this window:
- a CDS encoding tyrosine-type recombinase/integrase; translated protein: MAVETADGETVEDAVAYFLQDMTYHGRTDRTRDAYERVLRRFEAFLGDAEANPMGAERCVEEASHRDCMAWIHSLRGSDAADSTVATYATYLHRFYAYMTQVGAFEGNPMTLVMEEMDEQIDANPSRREISVPEMREFLREVHHPLDRAVLFTLLKTGMRVGELCNLDCRDVSLADGTPLGDVSRRAQLDGRGPSLYVSAEPSAGERANGERRTASNKRKRSTVVPVDGELERALARWLAIRPDVRSPADPLFVSTSGSWGERLTTDMVHHLVERHAAERGWHRAGGNAEENVTPHYFRHFFTTHLRDRTGDRGIVKYLRGDVGGDIIDTYTHNWGDSVRETYEAHIYSLL
- a CDS encoding class I SAM-dependent methyltransferase yields the protein MSALPPERPLAHVYDAAYASVPNWDIGRPQRPFVHLVESGYVRGPVLDLGCGTGELSLFVAQRGFNVLGIDISPVAIRQSREKARWRRIDAAFLVWDALYLDRLADAGFAFRTVLDSAMYHVLAAEERDRLVDGLGEIVPSGGRYCVLGDARTDDRSGYGITPGEVGARFEATGEWETEFGYRTMFERRHSSNRAYFVGLQRR
- a CDS encoding AI-2E family transporter; amino-acid sequence: MNVGGAPAIDRRRAGWWLVAAVVVGIVGLFLYSFVGTFVLGLFVYYGARPVNRRIQRRVNSRGLAATVTLLFIVVPTLALLGYAGFVALRELTATLDSGTVTLLLNRLPGDQQTLAGVARNFPQFVQQLGDVSQFRQAFQTLAGALGTVTTGLLHLTLALAFAFFLYRDGHRLQAWYRKTVGGRDTAAYSYLAGVDADLEVVYFGNVLTVLAVTLGSMAVYNGYNVLAPSAVELPFPTLLAVLTGLATFVPLVVGKLVYVPATAFLTWRAVQADGSLLVYPAAFLVVVFLLLDVLPQSVVRPYISGQTMHEGAVLFAYILGTALFGWYGLFFGPLLLVIVVQFANFVLEDLLWGRPFSPAPTDATDLGTDPTDVRAATADAATSESSESNPSGDAVEGRTSESESEGGSGDENTDGSGHGG